Proteins from a genomic interval of Pseudomonas sp. RC10:
- a CDS encoding 2OG-Fe(II) oxygenase, protein MNTVINLQRYPLDRVGSEEWTALVDKARDELARNGMFSLEGFIQDEHVGLAARQIQPTMDAESHTHKRSHNIYFKPEIPELPADHPALKKVETVSHTLCGDQLASTVVTEVYEYPPLVAFLSAVMEKPALYVMADPLARVNVMSYREGETLNWHFDRSEFTTTLMLQAPEAGGEFEYRTDLRTADDPNYDGVADLLRGNDPKVQKLRLSAGTLNVFRGKNTAHRVTPVQGQRERMVAVFSYYEKPGVIFSAEEQIGFYGRAAQPNTENTAA, encoded by the coding sequence ATGAACACCGTCATCAATCTTCAGCGCTACCCGCTCGACCGCGTCGGCAGCGAGGAATGGACCGCGCTGGTCGACAAGGCCCGCGACGAACTGGCCCGCAACGGCATGTTCAGCCTTGAAGGCTTCATTCAGGACGAACACGTCGGACTGGCTGCTCGGCAGATTCAACCGACCATGGACGCCGAATCCCACACGCACAAACGCTCGCACAACATCTATTTCAAACCGGAGATCCCGGAATTGCCCGCCGATCACCCGGCCTTGAAAAAGGTCGAGACGGTCAGCCACACCCTGTGCGGCGATCAGCTTGCCAGCACGGTCGTCACCGAGGTTTACGAATACCCGCCGCTGGTGGCATTCCTCAGCGCGGTGATGGAAAAACCGGCGCTGTACGTCATGGCCGACCCTCTGGCGCGGGTCAATGTGATGAGCTACCGCGAAGGCGAAACCCTGAACTGGCACTTCGACCGTTCGGAGTTCACCACCACCTTGATGCTCCAGGCGCCGGAAGCCGGAGGTGAGTTCGAATACCGCACCGACCTGCGCACGGCGGACGATCCCAATTACGACGGCGTGGCCGACTTGTTGCGTGGAAACGACCCCAAGGTGCAGAAACTGCGTCTGAGCGCTGGCACTCTCAATGTGTTTCGTGGGAAAAATACCGCGCACCGGGTGACGCCGGTACAGGGTCAACGCGAACGGATGGTCGCGGTGTTCTCGTACTACGAAAAGCCTGGCGTGATCTTCAGCGCCGAAGAGCAGATCGGTTTTTATGGGCGTGCGGCCCAGCCAAATACCGAAAAC
- a CDS encoding LysR substrate-binding domain-containing protein, producing the protein MKRLPPLNAVRTFEVAARLASFVAAGKELGVSAAAVSQQVRHLEEYFGKKLFVRSGNRLSLTDAGLAIFPQTSRALDDIAAMTVRLLEGEMRTRLIVSVPFSLAEVWLAPKLAALLEGYPQLSVDVRVEDDPVDLARHDVDIRVSYGDYHYPGLEAIPLVHDHVVPLCAPEWWYRHGNSEFDLTRIHESLFIHTQWGPNYASHPTWSDWYASEIGQPSPDPALGRRSGLSSLSITLAKLGCGIALGQKLIAQPDLAAGRLIVLSARSLPLGHPYCAFVPTEKRKRANVQSFLGLLSDA; encoded by the coding sequence ATGAAACGATTGCCACCCTTGAACGCCGTGCGCACCTTCGAAGTGGCGGCGCGATTGGCGAGCTTCGTCGCGGCCGGGAAGGAGCTCGGGGTTTCCGCCGCAGCGGTGAGCCAACAGGTGCGCCATCTGGAGGAATACTTCGGCAAGAAGCTCTTCGTGCGCAGCGGTAATCGCCTGTCGTTAACCGACGCCGGGCTGGCCATTTTTCCGCAGACCTCACGGGCGCTGGACGACATCGCTGCCATGACCGTTCGCCTCCTTGAAGGGGAAATGCGCACACGATTGATCGTCAGCGTGCCGTTCTCCCTGGCGGAGGTGTGGCTGGCGCCGAAGCTTGCGGCCTTGCTCGAAGGCTATCCGCAGTTGTCGGTGGACGTGCGGGTCGAAGACGATCCCGTGGACCTGGCCCGGCACGACGTCGATATCCGTGTCAGCTATGGCGACTATCACTACCCTGGCCTTGAAGCGATTCCCTTGGTGCACGATCACGTCGTGCCGCTGTGTGCACCGGAATGGTGGTATCGCCACGGCAACAGCGAATTCGACCTCACGCGCATTCACGAAAGCCTGTTCATTCACACGCAATGGGGGCCGAATTACGCGTCCCATCCGACGTGGAGCGACTGGTACGCCAGTGAGATCGGGCAGCCGTCGCCGGACCCGGCACTGGGCCGACGCTCCGGGCTGTCGAGCCTGTCGATCACCTTGGCAAAGCTCGGGTGCGGGATTGCGCTGGGGCAAAAGCTCATCGCCCAGCCTGATCTGGCGGCGGGGCGGTTGATCGTGTTGTCTGCGCGTTCTCTGCCGCTGGGGCACCCGTACTGCGCGTTTGTGCCGACCGAGAAACGCAAGCGAGCGAATGTGCAGAGTTTTCTGGGGCTCTTGTCTGACGC